The window CGATAGCATTTGCTCAAAAGAAAGGATGGACAAAAAAGCAGGAGAACTTCAACTTCAAAAAGGCTTACAGCCAGTGGCTGATGCCTAAACTTGCAGGTTGTGAATACCGAAGAAACAATAGCGAGGATAAAGGAAAATCGTTTTCAGGTTTTACCGTGGAAAATGCTATCCGTATTCTACGTTCACATGGTGAAAAAGAACAAACATTCACACCGGAACAAGGCAATACAAGAAGTATCTGTATGCATGCATCGGGTCTATTCACGCCACATCAGACAGTAGGGTCCATGGTAGCAGAATTGCGCAAAGACAAACCAGCGACGGTGTGGCTCACAGGCACTTCAGCACCTTGTCTGAGTTTGTTCAAACCCTTTTATTTCGGGAATGATATTTTGGAGGAAGAAAATTTTATTCCTCCTTCTGTAAAAGCTGATAATTCCTATTGGTGGCAATGGGAGAAACTGCATCGTGCTGTTTTAAAGAATTATGCGAAATCGATTTCATTCCTGCAATTCAAACAACAGGAACTCGAAAAATCATGGATAAAACAAGACAAAATCCTTATCCAGGAAAACTGGAATCTGATCAATGCCAGGCTAGTTTCCCTTAAGGCTATAAAAGAAAGCATAGACGTCCGGGATTATATGTTGTCAAAATCAATTGAAGGCAACAAAACTAAAACCGGATTTTTGTATTCTCGATTCTGGAATCGCCTTGACAGGCAGGCAGGAATAACTATATAAACTTCAGTATATTATGTATTCGCTGGCATAAACCAAAATCAAATCGTAATTTTAAACATACAATGGGAGAATTAAGAAATATATTATTTACAGCAAGCTATTTTCTGTATAATATCATGAGTGCACAGGCCGTCTTTCAGGAAGATTTCAACGCCAGCTATTTCCCAGCGAACTGGACGGTTTCGCCCAGAATAGAGAAAGCATTGGCATTGGGAAAAGGCAACAGCGGATATATACGCTTCCATCCAAAATATCAGCAGCAATCTATTGAAACACCATTAATCACTGTTCCAGCCGGTAATTATGCTCTTCTGTTTGACTGGAACAAAGCCGGTAATTCAAATGAAG is drawn from Sphingobacteriales bacterium and contains these coding sequences:
- a CDS encoding C69 family dipeptidase; its protein translation is MCDTFVHIPSQKSGSVIFGKNSDREPNEAQQIVHYPRKIRVKVSRKATFIELEVPVESYEVILSKPFQIWGAEMGCNEFGVTIGNEAVFTKMPFDKKQVGLTGMDLLRLSLEISKTAKDGVDNIIHFLEKYGQDACGGYMDKNFYYHNSFIIADKNEGYVLETAGRHWIYEKVTGYRAISNGLSIAEKYDGISKDAIAFAQKKGWTKKQENFNFKKAYSQWLMPKLAGCEYRRNNSEDKGKSFSGFTVENAIRILRSHGEKEQTFTPEQGNTRSICMHASGLFTPHQTVGSMVAELRKDKPATVWLTGTSAPCLSLFKPFYFGNDILEEENFIPPSVKADNSYWWQWEKLHRAVLKNYAKSISFLQFKQQELEKSWIKQDKILIQENWNLINARLVSLKAIKESIDVRDYMLSKSIEGNKTKTGFLYSRFWNRLDRQAGITI